In Takifugu flavidus isolate HTHZ2018 chromosome 5, ASM371156v2, whole genome shotgun sequence, the following proteins share a genomic window:
- the clip1a gene encoding CAP-Gly domain-containing linker protein 1 isoform X7, which yields MSAAKSTGMKGPSKIAKPSGTTAPKTNPSTAGSKAAAADKSASSASGDAQGAGENFQIGDRVWVNGNKPGYIQFLGETQFAPGQWAGIVLDEPIGKNDGSVAGVRYFQCEALRGIFTRPSKLSLTEGEANGNQTAPPSRAASPTPSVGTGASQAANAKSALPSTTAAAKKTPSTAPAPPATPPSNLARTNSESVSNLSESGSVKKGERELKIGDRVLVGGTKAGVVRFLGETDFAKGEWCGVELDEPLGKNDGAVAGTRYFQCQPKYGLFAPVHKVTRIGFPSTTPAKAKTTVRKTVATPSGMKRSPSSSSISTMSSVASSVSAKPSRTGLLTETSSRYNRKISGTTALQEALKEKQQHIEQLMAERDMERAEVAKATGYAGEMEVELRLLREEQEQMEAKMDQLRTLVEAADKDKVDLLNQLEEERRKVEDLQFRVEEACITKGDLETQTRLEHVHIKELEQSLLFEKTKAEKLQRELEDTRVATVSERSRIMELEKDLSQRTREVSDLKLRLGSQQGSEGDAALTTVLEEINSLREQLASQQAKHQEEVAQYKEKLETEEKSHSDAVAQLQATSVRLSGENEQMQMRLSHAEKENAENIELWRSKLESAVASHKEAIEDLKVSFSKGAGAQTEELLETKSALERLKLEHTLALEEAGAKREAEARVWATEKQAMDAQLLSLTEDKERLEDSLRSSVERAEEQHLVEMEDVLGKLHAAEIRVKELEEKETELTRQAEDKDRETKEQMAEMVALRSQVGQNKEEMVTLKKQLDSVQSQGSDQGAKVAELSSQLESRQQEVLSLQKSLTASQQEKETLEKELGCVKQNLSESTEEKTKSAKTMQETLDKLSKKEEECTSLTTESETLRSQLAGLERKLKTAAEALEQLSKDKCKLETDISEMMKQSGDSSAQLTKMNEDLIQKERRLEELQGQLAEEKDKVAHLNEQVQQEKSHKERELKEARETHHSQINDLQEKISGLEQKVKRGETLAEELTASQEKSASQASELHAKEVEVLQNQVDKLKQELSSSKDKSEELAKSVSELQAYKEQAQCLSAELDSHKHDVEQLSRNLEKQSLDLDNMCKERDCVKAEKGKLEKELSDVQSKLSALETARAELSGQKEELQVVKDELSKSQEELLAKLKCSDEDRVKLNVELEKLRDGLLEMQSENQTLKQINGEHKMEVEELQTQSAEKDDSLLKHREQIEQTEGKYKQLLQDYESVCSRHKQLEGELSESRSKLTCEKDSLVLERDSARNAKKSLDAKNAELQAKLKSLNLEKEDLTMKNSQLQALTETLTKEKVEMSSEISAALQDKKSLEAAKEELQNKLSGTKKDLESSVRECEELKASKVSLAQMLEEFKKNSQVTDSERMNLLQQQEELLANQRKVCSEKEELQGEMEELKEKLQVTTEQLSQSKEKFKHTLSSFEDEKKAFSLQASEAEMALHALRKEKMSLESTLEQQKIDYESLLEEKGELENRYTKTAAEKNALSLECDKLAGDVRSFRDQLDRSCRDGAQETSDLTAKLEESGRREAAAEADVASLKREKAELEAELQRHKGDMEFLQKQKTELAQERDGLKLELEKSAAGFVQETEQLRNDRQRLHSETEAKLQALQQEKQEMFQQIQELKHQTGSLSEAKDLLQTKLQAESSQRSTAVSDRDELAERIEELREKLVQVTRENQELSSNFKNVTEQNKSSVADIEVLREQLRQQEQDVCQMTEEKERRLLELQETEKRMTSLTTEQEELLDGRGKLEAEVSSLRSSQEDWLTERSHLLAELQELRGLQKKLEVNIQGLQTDKALLESQYKNVVEEISAAAVAREECSSSIVALTAQKSALQVERDQAAQQIRQLELQLKNAFAKQVEATETSGKTAEALEQLTKEKDGLIKEKREAQTLLEELKNSKQEMQNELKRLRDENSKYHEDLNVSKEQLCTETERTKSLCQEIEILKEEDCAKTRSLQVLKDENDKLTQELDSSRQGQSELLKLRNENSELQNQLEESQKSLPHSALSTSTLKEQFDGEKAALQRSVHKNSALTAEKEQLVQNLRSELAGLHSEGASVRSLQEAVQALEQDKAALEERAQRLEKELAAAKNTLILPSGDAAVDQLREDKETAENEKEFLNSVIVELQRKNEELKDKLEKMAAAALNGNNSSDQNNYDDHDKEPVKKKLPPRLFCDICDCFDLHDTEDCPTQTQTPDSPPHTTYHGSKGEERPYCDICEVFGHWTDSCNDDQTF from the exons ATGAGTGCAGCCAAGTCCACTGGGATGAAGGGGCCCAGCAAGATAGCTAAACCTTCTGGGACCACAGCCCCCAAGACCAACCCCAGTACAG CTGGAtccaaagctgctgcagctgacaagTCGGCTTCGAGTGCCAGTGGAGACGCCCAGGGCGCCGGGGAGAACTTCCAGATTGGAGACCGTGTGTGGGTGAACGGCAACAAGCCGGGCTACATACAGTTTTTGGGAGAGACACAGTTTGCCCCGGGACAGTGGGCAGGGATCGTTTTGGATGAGCCCATCGGGAAGAACGACGGCTCGGTGGCAGGGGTGCGCTACTTCCAGTGTGAGGCGCTGCGAGGAATATTCACCCGCCCGTCCAAGTTGTCTCTCACCGAAGGGGAAGCAAATGGAAATCAGACGGCGCCGCCCTCCCGAGCGGCATCACCCACTCCCTCGGTCGGGACCGGAGCCTCTCAAGCAGCGAACGCAAAGTCAGCGTTGCCCTCGACTACCGCAGCAGCCAAGAAGACCCCGTCCACTGCACCAGCGCCACCGGCCACTCCGCCCTCCAACCTGGCACGCACAAACAGCGAGTCCGTCTCCAACCTCTCGGAGAGCGGATCGGTCAAAAAGGGCGAAAGAGAGCTGAAGATCGGTGACCGTGTTCTG GTTGGCGGCACCAAAGCCGGAGTGGTTCGTTTTCTTGGGGAAACCGATTTCGCCAAAGGGGAATGGTGTGGCGTGGAACTGGATGAACCTTTAGGAAAGAATGACGGGGCAGTGGCGGGCACGAG ATATTTCCAGTGCCAACCCAAGTACGGGTTATTCGCTCCAGTGCACAAAGTCACACGCATTGGCTTTCCATCCACAACGCCAgccaaagcaaaaacaacagttcGGAAAACGGTGGCCACGCCATCCGGGATGAAGCGGAGCCCCAGTTCGTCCTCCATCAGCACCATGAGCTCCGTCGCGTCTTCCGTCAGTGCCAAGCCCAGTCGCACAGGCCTG CTAACGGAGACATCGTCGCGATATAACCGTAAAATCTCCGGCACCACGGCCTTGCAGGAGGCcctgaaggagaagcagcagcatatTGAACAGCTAATGGCCGAGAGGGACATGGAGAGGGCTGAGGTGGCCAAAGCCACTGGCTATGCTGGGGAGATGGAAGTAGAGCTAAGGTTGCTGAGGGAGGAACAAGAACAG atgGAGGCTAAAATGGACCAGTTGCGGACCCTGGTGGAAGCTGCAGACAAGGACAAAGTTGACTTGctgaaccagctggaggaggagagaag GAAGGTGGAGGACCTTCAGTTCCGTGTGGAGGAAGCTTGCATTACCAAAGGAGACCTGGAG ACGCAGACCAGACTGGAGCATGTCCACATTAAGGAGCTTGAACAGAGCCTGCTCTTTGAAAAGACCAAAGCTGAGAAACTCCAAAGAGAGTTAGAAGACACTAGG GTTGCTACTGTCTCAGAAAGATCCCGTATTATGGAGCTTGAGAAAGACCTTTCGCAGCGAACAAGAGAAGTATCCGACCTGAAGCTGCGTCTGGGTAGCCAACAGGGCTCTGAGGGGGATGCCGCTCTTACCACCGTCTTGGAAGAAATAAACTCTTTAAGGGAACAGTTAGCATCCCAGCAGGCTAAGCATCAAGAAGAGGTGGCACAATACAAAGAAAAGTTGGAAACCGAAGAAAAATCCCACAGTGACGCTGTCGCTCAACTCCAGGCAACATCTGTGAGGCTCTCTGGTGAAAATGAGCAGATGCAGATGCGTTTAAGCCATGCCGAGAAAGAAAACGCTGAGAACATTGAACTTTGGCGATCCAAACTGGAGTCTGCCGTCGCCTCTCATAAAGAAGCCATAGAAGACCTGAAAGTGTCCTTTAGTAAAGGTGCAGGTGCACAGACAGAAGAACTCTTGGAAACCAAAAGTGCTCTAGAAAGACTGAAGTTGGAGCACACGCTAGCTTTGGAAGAGGCTGGAGCAAAACGTGAAGCTGAAGCCAGAGTTTGGGCCACGGAGAAACAGGCAATGGACGCGCAGCTGCTGTCTTTGACAGAGGATAAGGAAAGGCTGGAGGATTCCCTACGTTCTAGCGTAgaaagagcagaggagcagcacctGGTGGAGATGGAGGACGTTCTGGGAAAACTTCATGCTGCAGAAATTCGGGTGAAAGagctggaagagaaagaaacagagtTAACACGGCAGGCtgaagacaaagacagagaaaccAAAGAGCAGATGGCAGAAATGGTGGCGCTTCGTAGCCAAGTAGGGCAAAATAAAGAGGAGATGGTTACCCTGAAGAAGCAATTGGACTCGGTTCAGAGCCAAGGCAGTGACCAGGGTGCTAAA GTCGCAGAATTGAGTTCTCAGTTGGAGAGCCGACAGCAAGAAGTTCTTTCTTTACAGAAGAGTCTCACTGCATCACAGCAAGAGAAGGAGACCCTGGAGAAAGAACTTGGATGTGTG aaacagaattTATCTGAAagcacagaggagaaaacaaagtcAGCAAAAACTATGCAAG AAACTCTTGACAAGCTCAGtaagaaagaggaggaatgtACGTCTTTGACTACAGAATCAGAGACTCTCCGAAGTCAGCTCGCTG GCCTGGAGAGAAAGCTGAAGACTGCAGCTGAAGCACTCGAACAGCTTTCTAAGGACAAATGCAAACTGGAAACGGACATATCAGAAATGATGAAGCAGTCTGGTGACAGTTCTGCTCAGCTAACCAAAAtgaatgaagacctgatacagAAAGAAAG GAGGCTTGAGGAGTTGCAGGGTCAGTTAGCGGAGGAGAAGGATAAGGTGGCACATTTGAACGAGCAAGTTCAACAAGAAAAATCCCACAAAGAGCGGGAGCTGAAAGAAGCCAGGGAGACGCATCATTCTCAAATAAATGACCTTCAGGAAAAGATCAGCGGCCTG GAGCAGAAGGTTAAACGGGGGGAGACCCTGGCCGAGGAGCTGACGGCTTCACAGGAGAAATCCGCCTCTCAGGCCTCCGAGCTTCATGCTAAGGAAGTTGAGGTGCTTCAAAATCAGGTAGACAAGTTGAAGCAGGAACTTTCTTCCTCCAAAGACAAATCCGAGGAGTTGGCGAAGTCTGTATCTGAACTACAGGCGTACAAGGAACAGGCTCAG TGTCTTTCTGCTGAGCTTGACTCCCACAAGCATGATGTTGAACAATTGTCCAGAAATCTGGAGAAGCAGAGTCTAGATCTGGATAACATGTGTAAAGAAAGGGACTGTGTTAAGGCAGAGAAAGGCAAACTGGAAAAAGAGCTTTCAGATGTGCAGAGTAAGCTCTCGGCCCTCGAGACCGCTCGGGCAGAGCTGTCGGGCCAGAAAGAAGAATTGCAGGTAGTCAAAGACGAGCTTTCCAAAAGTCAAGAGGAGCTACTCGCCAAGCTGAAGTGCTCAGATGAAGACAGAGTGAAACTCAacgtggagctggagaagctcagAGACGGTCTTCTGGAAATGCAGAGCGAAAACCAAACCCTCAAGCAGATTAACGGCGAGCACAAGATGGAAGTGGAGGAGCTTCAGACACAAAGTGCAGAGAAGGACGATTCGTTGCTGAAGCATCGGGAGCAAATCGAGCAAACTGAAGGGAAATACAAGCAGCTGCTCCAAGATTATGAAAGTGTCTGCAGTCGGCACAAGCAGCTTGAAGGTGAACTCAGTGAAAGCAGATCGAAACTCACATGTGAGAAGGACAGTTTGGTTCTAGAGAGAGACTCTGCCAGGAATGCCAAAAAGTCTCTAGATGCTAaaaatgcagagctgcaggcaAAACTAAAATCCTTAAACCTAGAAAAAGAAGACCTGACAATGAAGAACAGCCAACTGCAGGCCCTCACAGAGACACTAACAaaagagaaggtggagatgTCCTCAGAAATCAGCGCCGCGCTCCAGGATAAAAAGAGTCTGGAGGCGGCAAAGGAAGAGCTCCAGAATAAGCTCAGCGGGACCAAGAAAGACTTGGAGAGCTCCGTCCGTGAATGCGAAGAACTGAAAGCCTCAAAAGTCAGCTTGGCCCAGATGTTGGAAGAGTTCAAGAAGAACAGTCAAGTGACGGATTCTGAAAGGAtgaaccttctgcagcagcaggaagagctgctggCAAACCAAAGGAAAGTCTGCAGCGAGAAGGAAGAGCTCCAGGGGGAGATGGAAGAGCTAAAGGAGAAGCTCCAAGTCACCACGGAGCAGCTCTCTCAGTCCAAAGAAAAATTCAAGCACACTTTATCATCATTCGAGGACGAAAAGAAAGCCTTTTCCCTGCAGGCTTCTGAAGCCGAGATGGCCCTTCACGCTCTACGCAAGGAGAAGATGAGCCTGGAGTCGACACTTGAGCAACAGAAAATAGATTATGAGTCTTTAttggaggagaagggagaatTGGAAAATAGGTACACGAAAACCGCAGCGGAGAAAAATGCTCTGTCTCTGGAGTGCGATAAGTTGGCTGGCGACGTGCGGTCCTTCAGAGATCAGTTGGACAGAAGCTGCCGAGACGGCGCTCAAGAAACATCGGACTTAACGGCAAAACTCGAGGAAAGCGGGCGGCGAGAGGCTGCGGCTGAGGCAGATGTGGCCTCCCTGAAACGGGAAAAGGCCGAGCTAGAAGCTGAACTGCAGAGACACAAGGGGGACATGGAATTTCTCCAAAAGCAAAAGACCGAACTCGCACAGGAGCGCGATGGACTAAAACTGGAGTTGGAGAAGAGCGCCGCGGGTTTTGTTCAGGAGACCGAACAGCTCAGAAATGATCGCCAGCGTTTGCACTCTGAGACCGAAGCAAAGCTTCAGGCGCTGCAACAAGAGAAGCAGGAGATGTTCCAGCAGATCCAGGAACTAAAACACCAGACCGGATCCCTGTCGGAGGCCAAGGATCTCCTCCAGACTAAGCTACAGGCGGAATCCAGCCAGCGGAGCACGGCGGTGTCGGACAGGGACGAGCTCGCCGAACGAATCGAAGAGCTGCGGGAAAAACTGGTCCAAGTTACACGAGAGAACCAAGAGCTTTCTTCAAACTTTAAGAACGTGACCGAGCAAAACAAGTCCTCCGTCGCGGATATAGAGGTGTTGAGAGAACAGCTGAGGCAACAAGAGCAAGACGTCTGTCAGATGACGGAAGAAAAGGAACGGCGATTGCTTGAACTCCAAGAGACGGAGAAGCGGATGACCTCCCTGACCACGGAGCAGGAAGAGCTATTAGACGGACGTGGTAAGCTGGAGGCGGAGGTTTCCTCTCTCCGCTCAAGCCAAGAGGACTGGCTCACCGAGCGCTCGCATCTCCTCGCCGAGCTCCAAGAGCTGCGGGGCCtccagaagaagctggaggtcAACATTCAGGGTCTTCAAACGGATAAAGCGCTGCTGGAAAGCCAGTATAAGAATGTTGTTGAGGAGATTTCGGCCGCTGCCGTTGCGAGAGAAGAGTGTAGCTCCAGCATCGTAGCCCTGACGGCCCAGAAGAGCGCTCTGCAGGTGGAGAGAGACCAAGCAGCCCAACAGATCAGGCAgcttgagctgcagctgaaaaatGCCTTTGCCAAACAGGTTGAG GCCACAGAGACCTCTGGCAAAACTGCCGAGGCTCTTGAACAgctgacaaaagaaaaagacgGACTGAtaaaggagaagagggaggccCAGACACTGCTGGAAGAGCTCAAGAATTCCAAGCAGGAGATGCAGAATGAG CTGAAAAGGCTGAGGGATGAAAATTCCAAGTACCACGAAGACCTGAATGTGTCCAAAGAGCAACTTTGCACAGAAACTGAGAGGACAAAGAGTCTGTGCCAGGAAAT CGAGATCCTTAAAGAGGAGGATTGTGCGAAGACGCGGTCCCTCCAGGTGCTGAAGGATGAAAACGACAAGCTGACACAAGAGCTTGACAGCAGCCGCCAAGGCCAAAGTGAACTCCTCAAG CTCAGGAATGAAAACTCAGAACTCCAGAATCAGTTGGAAGAGAGTCAAAAAAG CCTCCCACATAGTGCCTTAAG CACGAGCACCTTAAAGGAGCAGTTTGATGGCGAGAAGGCCGCCCTCCAACGGTCCGTCCATAAAAACAGTGCCTTAACTGcagagaaggagcagctggtACAAAACCTGAGGAGCGAG ctggCCGGGCTGCACAGCGAAGGTGCTTCGGTTCGATCCCTGCAGGAGGCCGTTCAGGCCCTGGAGCAGGACAAGGCGGCCCTAGAGGAGCGCGCTCAGAGGCTGGAGAAGGAACTGGCTGCAGCAAAAAACACGCTCATCCTGCCCTCGG GTGATGCGGCGGTGGACCAGCTCAGAGAGGACAAGGAGACTGCGGAGAATGAG AAAGAGTTTCTGAATTCAGTCATCGTCGAACTCCAGAGAAAGAACGAGGAGCTCAAGGACAAGCTGGAGAAAATGGCCGCCGCGGCGCTGAACGGAAATAATTCGAGTGACCAGAATAACTATGACGA CCACGACAAGGAACCCGTGAAGAAGAAGCTCCCCCCGAGGCTTTTCTGTGACATCTGCGATTGCTTCGACCTCCACGACACGGAGGACTGCCCGACCCAGACGCAGACGCCCGACTCCCCCCCGCACACCACCTACCACGGCAGTAAAGGAGAGGAGCGACCCTACTGCGACATCTGCGAGGTCTTCGGTCACTGGACCGACTCCTGTAACGATGACCAGACCTTttaa